AATGGATGTCCCTTTCGACCCCTTAGACCTCGGCATGGAGCTGCGCATCGGCAACGGATACGACATCCATCGGCTGGTGCCCGGTCGGGCCCTAATCCTGGGGGGCGTGAGCCTGGAGCATCCCGATGGTCTTGGCCTGGACGGTCACAGTGATGCCGATGTGTTGGTGCATGCCGTGATGGATGCGTTGCTCGGGGCCCTCGCCCTTGGTGATATCGGCAAGTATTTCCCTCCCACGGATCCCCAATGGAAAGGGGCCGACAGCTTGAAGCTCCTGGATCAAGTGGTGAAGCTGGTGAAGGAGCGCGGCTGGTCGGTGGTGAACATCGATGCGGTGGTGATTGCCGAGCGTCCCAAGCTCAAGCCGCATATTGCGGAGATGTGCAGCACGATGGCGGCAACCATTGGAATTGCCGCAGACGCGGTGGGTGTGAAGGCCACCACCAACGAAGGCTTGGGGCCTGAGGGACGGGAAGAGGGCATCAGTTGCCAGGCTGTCGCCCTTCTGCAGCGGAGCTGAACCGTGCATCGACTCAGGCTTGTTTTGCTTAGGGTCATCGGACCTTGTTTGGCGCTGGTTCTGTTGTTGGGAGGGCTTTCGGAGGCACGTGATCAGGCATGGGCAGACCCTCAGGGGGATGGCGAGGTTGCTGTGATTGAGCACTTGCGGCTCCAGGTGCCCCAGAAGAGTCGTGAGGATTGGATGGTTGCGGAACGCGGCAGCTGGGAGCCTTGGCTGAATCAGCAGCCTGGATTTTTGGGTCGTGATCTGTTCTGGGATCCGGCAACAGAGGAGGGGACGCTGCTGATTCGTTGGAGCAGTCGTGAAGCTTGGAAATCCATTTCTCCTGCCGAGGTGGAGCGGGTTCAGGAGCGCTTCGAGACATTGGCCCGTGAGCAAACGGGAGACAACCAGGGCAATCCCTTCCCTCTGGTGTTTGAGGGGGAACTGTTGCCGCAGTGAACACTCCTGATGCTCGCCTCGATCTGCGGCGCCGCCAGCGGTTGGGCATGGTCGAGGCCGTGTGGGGGGAACACAAATCGGCAGATCAGATCATCGCCATCCTCGAGACCTTCGCCGCAGCAGGGGAATTGGGGTTTGTGACCCGGGTTGATCCCCCCAAAGCGGCACGGGTGTGCGAGGCATTGCCGGAGGTTGAGCTGCACCCTGATGCCCGCTGCCTGACGTTGGGCTCTCTGCCTTCTGTGCCACCGCCTCCCGCTGAGGTGGTGGTGCTGAGTGGAGGCAGCAGTGATCGCACTGTGGTGGCTGAAGCCGCTCTCGCCCTGCGTTGCCATGGCATCGGTGTGGATCCTGTGATGGACGTGGGCGTGGCGGGATTGCATCGGCTTCTCGATCAACTTCCCCGTCTTGAGACGGCGCGGATCCTGATCGCCTGTGCGGGGATGGAGGGTGCACTTCCGACGGTGCTGGCTGGTCTGGTCTCTCAGCCGGTGATTGGCGTCCCGGTCTCCGTCGGTTATGGGATCAGCGCAGGGGGGCGGACCGCTTTGGAAGGGATGCTCGCCAGCTGTGCCCCGGGTTTGACGGTGGTGAATATCGACAACGGCTATGGCGCCGCAATGGCTGCCTTGCGGATCCTGAAAGGATTCGATTCCGCCGAATCGCTTTGATTGCTCAGGCAGCAGCAGTTGGATCAATCTGGCCCAGTCGCTGCAGCTCGGCAGAGTTGTGGTCGCACTCCACGCGCTGCAGTGCATTCACAAGGGCATCGAGATCAGCCCGAGCCAGCTCACCATCCTGTTGCCATTCCATGGAGCGGGGGTCGGGAGCCAACGCCGGAAGTCCAAATTTGGTTATCAGCAAATTAAGACTGATTCCTGAGAAGGAATACCCAGAAAACCTGGAAATCGGCGAAGAAAATCTTTAGTTCTTCAGAGGTGCTGCAGGTTGGGATATGCGGTGACGAGGTCATTGGCGCTGAGCACATCACCTCGGCCCTCCGGTTGCCAGATCACTTCAAGGGCCATGAGTTCAGTAGAAGCCGTGGAACCGAGAATGCGCAGGGTCTGGCGCAGATCTTCCCCGGTGTCGGCTCCACCGAGCTTTGCCGTTGCCGTTGACGCGACGAGAAGCGTCACGACGATGAATTCGTTGGTGGCATCTGCCTCGCCAGCGCTGCTGCTGGTGTCGCTCATTCGCTGACCACCGACATTGCTGGTGAGCTCAGCGTCCAGCTTGCTGCGCTCGTTCATGGAGAGGCGATTGAAGGTCGATTCAGCGGAACTGAAGGGAACGCTTCCACTCTCGGCATTGGCGTAGACCCAGAGGTCCGGTTGGCGCAGCAGAGCCAGGGTTGTTTCCTGAAGCAACCTTTGGAGTCCGGCTGAACTGCTGGTGTCGGAGGAGGCAGCCAAAGAGCGCAGATCATCCTGCAGGGATTTGGCACTGGCCAGCAGCCCCACCTGCACCTGAATCATGTTCACGTTGCGCGGAATGGCTGGAGCTGCTGCAGCACCACCGATGGCTGGGGCACCGCCGCCGCCACGGACGGCGTTGACCAGCACACCCGCGATGGCCATCAGGATCAGCAGCCCGAACAGACCACCGCCACCGAAGCCGAAGATCGGAATGATGAAGGGGAAGCCCATTCCCCCGCCGCGGTAACCACCACCGCGATACCCACCGCCGTAGCTACCGCCGCTGGATCGGGGCATCGAGGGAGCTCGGAAACTACCCCCTCCCATGCGTCCACCGCGGGCAGCATCGGCTGGTTGTGCCTGGAACAGGCAGAGCCCCACAAGCACAACAGGCAGCAGCAGTGATGCGAGCAGTCGTCGGGGTCGTGTCAACAGTCGGGGGGTGGCCACAGCAGCGCCCACAGCATCGGTCTGGAGACTCTAGGAACCACCACCCACGATGGTGACGATCTCAAGGGTGTCGTCATCCTTCACCAGGATGCTGTCCCAACGGCTGCGGGGGGCGATGACCCCGTTGTGCTCGGCGACCACCAACTGGGGGTTGTTGGCCAGCTGGGCAACAACGGCCGCCAGGCTGGCGGGTTCCGGCGCTGGATCCAGTTCGCGGGTTTCACCGTTGACCATCAGGGTGAGAGGCATGGTTCAGAACGTGGCGTGGTCCAGGTGCTGGAGCAGTTGCCGAGAGGCCTGCCCGACGTCATCTGCATGCATGATTGCGCCGATCACCGCCACGCGCTGGCCACCAGCTGCAATCAAAGCCGGGAGGTTGGTAGAGGTGATCCCACCAATGGCGAAGACGGGGCGTTGGCTGGTCGCCGTGGCATCACGCACCGACTCCAGGCCAACAGCGGATCGCTCGGGTTTGACTGCCGTGGAGTGGATGGGGCCGAAGCCGAGGTAGTCGATCGGCTCCTGCTGAGCTTGATGAACCTGATCGATGCTGTGGGTGCTGCGGCCCAGCAGACGCGCGGAACCCAGCAGAGCGCGTGCCACCTCGCTGGGCATGTCCTCCTGGCCCAGGTGCACCCCATCTGCATCGACCGCCAGGGCCAGATCAACACGGTCGTTGATGATCAGCAGCGCCCCGAAGCGGGTGCAGAGCTGCCGGAGCTGCTGGGCCTCTTGCAGGCGTTCGCGATCGTTCCCCGCTTTGCAGCGGTACTGCACCATGCTCACCCCGTTCTGCAGGGCGGCCTGCACCCGATCGCTCAGGTCATCGCAGGGGGTTGTGATCAGGCAGAGGCGACAGTCCTGAAGCTTGGTGCGTCGCCTGGCCCGCAGGGTGGCGTTGAGGCAGGCCACCTCCAGGTCGTAGAGGCCGTAGCGGATCACAGCGGCTTCAGCGGCCAGGGCAGGGTCGATGTTGCGTCCGTACTCCTCCAGCACCCTCAGCGCTTCCTGCACCCGGGCGCAGTTGGCCGCCACCACGTGATCTGGGCTGTGGCGCTCGAGTTGGGCTGGATGCTCCAGTCCGGCGCCGGTGTCGGTGCTGGTGGAGCGGGCTTGCTTGTAGCTGTCGTGATGGAGCCGTCCCAGCCGTTGTCGCCAGTCCTTGAGGCGCACCACCAGGTCCTGCTGCTCCAGGCCGAAGCGGCACCAGTCCTCGACAACCCTCAGGCCTTCCCGAGCACGGTCGAGGTTGGCATCGATCAGGCGTGCCACTCGTGTATCCAGGGAGGTCTCGCTTGGGGTCGGATTCATGGCACCCTGTGGGCAACGGTTTCTGCGTCGGTCATGGAGAACGGTGGTTCTGAAAGCACCATGCACGTTCTGGTCTGGGGAATCGTTCTTCTCGGTGGCATCGGCGTGTTCATCGTCTGGGGCCTGGTGAATGCCTATCCGACCGTGGCCTGAGAGCCGGTCTGAAGGATCTCGCGGGCTTGGGCTGCGTCGCGGCCGATCTGGCTGCTGAGCTCCTCGAGACCACTGAATTTGGTCTGGCCGCGTAGGCGCTGCACCGGCTCGACGCCCAGGTGCCGCCCCTCCAGCTCCAGGCTCTGATCCAGCAGGTGCACTTCCACGGCAGAGGGAGATGTGGGATCGATTGTGGGTTGGGGGCCAAGGTTCATCACGGCCGGCAGCCGATCGCCCTCTCCATCCAGTTGGGCCCAGGCGGCATAGACGCCAAGCCCTGGCAGGGCCTTGCGGCCATCCACCTGGAGATTGGCGGTGGGCCAGCCCAGTTCTCTCCCCAGGCCTCGGCCCCGAACCACCCGACCCTGAAAGCGGTAGGCCCTGCCAAGAAAGCCTTTGGCTGCCTCTAGATCTCCCTGCTCGAGGGCCGCGCGGATTCTGCTGCTGCTCATCCGGCCCTCACCGTCTTCAACGATGGGCACAACCTTTACCTCAACGCCCCCTCGAGCGGCGAGCCGTTCCAGCATCTCGGCGTCGCCCCGCCGCTGATGGCCGAAGCGGAAGTTGGTGCCCACCGCAATGCGCCTGGCCTGAAGGGTGCTCAATAGAACGGTTTTGACAAATTCTTCCGCACTCAGCTGAGCGAGCTCTCGGGTGAAGGGCACCAGCACGAGCTGCTGGATGCCAAGAGGGGCAAGCAGGGCGAGTTTTTCGCTCGGCAGATCCAGCCTCAGGCGTGCTTCGCCGAACAGCACCTCACGGGGATGGGGCCAGAAGCTCACCACCGAGGGAACTGCCTCCTCTGGGATGCCCTGGATGGCCTCATCGATCACACGCCGATGGCCCGCGTGGAGGCCATCAAAACTCCCCAGGGCGAGGGCTGTTGGCCGACGGGCCTCCTCTGGAGAGCAGAGCGGAATCAAGGAGGTGCAGAAGGTGCGCTTTGGTGGCAAGTTTGAACGACCGAGCACCAGGGCATGGCCGACCGCCTCGATTTCCAGAAGTTGTCCTTCGGCGTGCGTCGGATGGGATGGATCCGGTTCTGGATTCAGGTGGTTCTCGGCATCGTTGTGGTGGGTGTTCTCCTGTTCAACAACATTGGTGGCAGCCTGGCCCGCAATTCCGAACGCGCTGTCGGGCTAGGGCCTGGCCTGTCGCTCACCTCGCTGGCCTTCCTCGTGCTGCTGTTCAGCCTCTGGCAGGGCTGGCTGATCGTCCGTGCCGGTCGGGCCATCGACAGTGCTGCCCGACCCAGTCGGGGGGAGGTGGCACGGCTGATCAAGCGGGGGCTGCTGGCGGATCTGCTGGGCCTCACCTTCGCCACGATCGGCTATCAGGCCCTCGCCGGCAGTTTGTTCGTGCAGGCTTCGATGCAGACCCCCGGTATTGCCATCGGCGGCCGCGGCATGGCCGACAACCTGGCGATTACGTCATTGGAAATGCTGTCCGTGCTCAGCAACACCCAGGTGCTGTTCGCCCATCTGATTGGTGTGTTGTTCTCCCTGTGGCTGCTGCAACGGGTGTATCGCACGCAATGAATGGATCCCTTTGGCTCCGGTTGCCTCTTCATCAGTGAATCAATGCCTTAAGGCTTTGTCGTCGTTCTGATCTGGGGCGAGAGGCATCAGCTCGAGCCTCGATGATTGGGTTTGGTTGCAAGCCAAAGCTCTTCGCTTGACGTCTTGATGCGCAAATCTCGCTGAACTGTTGAAGGCTGAATTGGCTTGCGTCCAGGACTGTTTGAATCATCAAAGCAGTCACTTCTCAGTGATGCTGTAAGGCTTTCTCGCCACTCCTACCAGGCTTTAGGAAACTAAAGATAACTAATTATTCTTTAATTTAATTTTTTTTCGCGTTCAGAGGAAATTGTTGTTTCACAACTAAGTTCTCAATGCGCTCCAATTGGAGTTGCGCCGTCAACGGTCTTTCGTGCTCGCAATTGCTTGGCAAAGGCTTTCAGTAATTCTGCTTTAAATGAACGCTTCCCTCTCACCCAAGTACAGGTTCGGCGCTGAGTCCAAGTCAATGGACGTTGGTTTTGCGTCGTCTCAGGCCCGCAGGGGGATGAGTCCAGCCGCTCTGACGAATGCCGAATATCTGAGGCAATCGTGTGCGCAGATGCGTATTGGTGTAGGTCCAAGGGACCATGTTGAGTGTCCGCATCGGGTGACGTTTGATCGTTTTTCCCCCTCAGATAGAGAGGCTCTGCGCGAGTGTATTGATGCCGCATACCGGCAGGTTCTGGGTAATGCACATGTCATGGCCTATGAGCGCTGTGATTCTCTAGAAGCAGAATTTGCCGACGGACGTCTTTGTGCTCGTGAATTTGTTCGTCGTCTCGCTAAGAGTGAGTTGTATAAATCCCGTTATTTCTTTAAAGTTTCTGCCTACAGAGGTATTGAGTTGAATTTCAAGCATTTGCTTGGTCGACCCCCTCTTGATCAGCAGGAAATTATTAGTTCAGCTGCGATCCAATCTGAGTATGGGTTCGATGGGCTGATTGACTCCATTATTGATTCTGCGGAGTATTCAGAAGTCTTTGGGGATAATACGATTCCTTATGTTCGATCGTTCACTTCTGCAAGTGGAATGTCGATGCAAAACTTTGTTCGCATTGCGGCTCTTGAGCAAGGTTTTGCAAGCAGTGATCGATCGAAAGGGGGCGATAGCTTGCTCCGTAGCAATCTTGCTGGCGGAGTATCCATGGCTATTCGTGTGCCGCCGGCGCCAGAATATGTACAAATGTCTGCTGCGTGGCTGGGAGGTAAGCCACCCGCAAATTATGAAAAGCTGTGGCGTGGTTTGGCTCTCGTGGGTGGTGCTCACCTCGCTGGAATGCTCGTGAACGTGGTGTCACAAATGCTTGGCATTCACGCACTCGACCGAATCCCTGCAATGTTCCTTGGTCTTTGACCTGACCTTTTCAGCCAATCCTGGGTGCAAGCCAATCAAGCGGCTTGTACCCATGCCAAGCCAGAAACCTTGCCAAAACATCTGGCTGAAGTCTTTGTGAATGGCCTCTGACCTCTTCGCGAGCTGTGGACTTTCGGCTTAGCGAAGACGTGCTCCAGTTCAGTTGCTTTGTGCTTCGATCAAGTTTGTGTTGGCTTGTAGAGCCACATTCTTTTCCGAAAATGCTGAATATTTGAGTTGGCTTGGCCTCTGGAATTTTTTTGCAGAATGCTGTTCCAAACGCTTGTTTTTTTTGAGAACATTGTTCATTTGTTTCCCAGGCGCAAAAAGTGCCTGACTCCCATCCCTTAACTGTTTGAAGGTCGATCTATCGCACCAGCTGATCGTTGAGCTTGAGATTTGGGAGGCCGCTGAGTGGCCCCCGCCAGAACAGGTCGGGCTGGATCGGAGTAAGTGAGGGGGAATTGGCATGAATCTGGGCCACATCGCTCGGCCAATCCCGGGGGCCTTCACCGGCTGACTCCAAATCCTGCACCGCTTCCCCGGCCAACCAGTAGTAGGCGCGGCCACGGGGGTCTTCCCGGCGGCTGAATTGCTCGTTGTAACGCCGGATCGAGAGACGAGTCCAGCGCAGGGCCCCCATGTCCTCTCTGGTGCAGGGGGGGATGTTGAGGTTGAGCAGAAGGTTTTCGGGCCACTGGTCCTCGATGGCCTGTTCACTCACTTCCAGGGCCAGGTCTGCGGCGGCTTGGAACTGACGCCATTGGAAGCAGGCACTGCTGACGGCAAGTGAGCGAATGCCTTCCAGGGTGCCCTCCATGGCTGCGGCAACGGTGCCGGAGCAGAACACATCTGTTCCCAGGTTGGGGCCGTGATTGATGCCAGACAGCACCAGGTCTGGCTTCTCCTTCACCAGTTCGAACAGGGCCAGCTTCATGCAGTCGGCAGGGGTGCCGCTGCAGGCCCAGGCGGTGACTCCGGGAGCAAACAATTCGTCGGCCCGCTCGGCGCGGATGGGGGTCTGCAGGGTGAGGCCATGGCCGGTGGCGGACCGTTCCTGATCCGGGCAGACCACAGTCACCTGATGGCCGCGGGCAGCAGCAGCAGCGGCCAGGGTTCGGATGCCGTCGGCGAAGACCCCATCGTCATTGCTGATCAGGATCCGCAGCGGGGTCATGGATGCATTGGCACTGACGTGAACCTAAGCGGCCCCGCTGTTTACAGTCGGCAGCTGTCTGTCAAAGCCCTGTGAGCGCACCGGTCACCCTGCAGCAGCTCACCGATCAACTCGATGCCCTCGAGCAGCAGGCCGCCGCGGAGATCGCCGAGGCGGCCGATGCCGCTGCTCTCGAGCAACTGCGGGTCGGACTGCTGGGCAAGAAGGGGAGGATCTCCGGTGTGCTGGGTTCCATGGGCAAGTTGCCCGGCCAGGAGCGCCCCCTCGTGGGGCAGCGCGCCAATGTTCTCAAAACCCAGGTGCAATCGCTGTTGGGTGAGCGGCTTCAGGCCGTGAAGCAGGCGGCCATGGCGGAGCGGATTGCCAAGGAAAGCCTGGATGTCACCGCTCCGGCTTCAGGGGTGCCAATGGGGCATCGCCATCCACTGATCACCACCACCGAAGAAATCGTTGATCTGTTTCTGGGGCTTGGTTACAGCGTTGCTGAGGGGCCTGAGGTCGAGCAGGACCACTACAACTTCACCGCGTTGAACATCCCCGAGGACCATCCAGCTCGGGACATGCAGGACACCTTTTACCTCGGGGCTGATCTGCTGATGCGCACCCACACCTCGCCGGTGCAGATCCGCCATCTGGAGCAGAATCCCCCGCCTGTGCGCATCGTTGCTCCTGGGCGTGTGTATCGCAGAGATGCCGTTGATGCCACCCACTCCCCGGTGTTCCATCAGGTGGAAGTGCTGGCCATTGATGAAGGGCTGGATTTCAGCCATCTGCGCGGCACAGTGATGGCCTTCCTGAAGGCCTTCTTCGGCGACCTGCCGGTGCGCTTCCGGGCCAGCTACTTCCCCTTTACCGAACCCTCAGCTGAGGTGGATGTGCAGTGGCGCGGCCGCTGGCTGGAGGTGATGGGCTGCGGCATGGTCGATCCCGCTGTGCTGGAAGGCCTTGGGCTGGATCCTGAGCGTTACAGCGGGTTTGCTGCAGGTCTGGGGGTGGAGCGGTTCTGCATGGTGCGCCATGGCATCGATGACATCCGCCGGCTTTACACGAGCGATCTACGTTTCCTCGAGCAGTTCTGAGGGGCAAATACTGTTTTTCGGAGGCGCTGACTCTGAAGCTTGAACAGAGAGGCAAGCTTCTCTCCGTTCCCTGCCCTCCTCGGTGATGTCTTCGACTTGCCGTTGGCAACCCTGAACAGCGTGTTTAAAAAAGAGATTTAGGGGAGAGTCGATGGCACGTCTTGGGTGGCGACTGACGGCCTTAGCGACGGTCACGATTGTGGCGGGTCTGGCGCTGCATTTCGGCGTCTCTGGTTGGTCGTCAACGTCAGTCGCGGCAGGCATCGATGCAACGGGACGTAGCTCCCTGGTTCTCTTTTCGATGGCCTTTGTGGCTTCGAGTGTGCAACGCCTCTGGCCGTCATCCCTGAGTCAGTGGATGCTTCAGAACAGGCGCTGGATCGGGCTGAGTTTCGCGTCGTCCCATGCGATTCATCTGGCCTTGATCCTTGCGATGTCTCTGGATTTTCCGGATCCATTCCTGAGTGAGCAGCCCGCAGGGAAGTGGCTGGTTGGGGGTGTGGCGTATCTGTTGATTGCCTTGATGGCCCTGACGTCGACGAATGCGGCCCAGCGATGGATGGGTATGAAGCACTGGAAGCGATTGCACGTGATTGGCTCCTATTGGATTTGGGCAGAATTCGCCCTCACGTATGTGAGCCATGTGAAGAAAGGGCCAGCTTATTTTTATGCACCTTTTCTTGTGTTCACCCTGGTTCTCCTGCTGATCCGCTGGGTTGGTCACATCAAACCCAAAAGCCCCTTAAGCCTCGTGAGTGGATAAACATTCAGGTCTCCCTGAATAAAAGCTCAGTCAAACAACCAGCGGAATCCCATCGAAACGCCGTTTTGTGTGGAGGAGTAGCCGTTGCGTCCGTTGTGGGCGGAGTAGTCGATACCGAAGTAGCGATAGGCCAGGGAAATCTGGGCGGAATTGCCCAGGGCGTAGGCCACACCCGCCTCGATGGTTCCTGACAGATCCTGTTTGCCATTGAGCCCAAACCCACCGGCGTCCATGGCGAGGAAGGCTTGCCAGTC
The Synechococcus sp. PROS-U-1 DNA segment above includes these coding regions:
- a CDS encoding TIGR03792 family protein — its product is MVLLLGGLSEARDQAWADPQGDGEVAVIEHLRLQVPQKSREDWMVAERGSWEPWLNQQPGFLGRDLFWDPATEEGTLLIRWSSREAWKSISPAEVERVQERFETLAREQTGDNQGNPFPLVFEGELLPQ
- the larB gene encoding nickel pincer cofactor biosynthesis protein LarB → MNTPDARLDLRRRQRLGMVEAVWGEHKSADQIIAILETFAAAGELGFVTRVDPPKAARVCEALPEVELHPDARCLTLGSLPSVPPPPAEVVVLSGGSSDRTVVAEAALALRCHGIGVDPVMDVGVAGLHRLLDQLPRLETARILIACAGMEGALPTVLAGLVSQPVIGVPVSVGYGISAGGRTALEGMLASCAPGLTVVNIDNGYGAAMAALRILKGFDSAESL
- a CDS encoding DUF1517 domain-containing protein — its product is MGAAVATPRLLTRPRRLLASLLLPVVLVGLCLFQAQPADAARGGRMGGGSFRAPSMPRSSGGSYGGGYRGGGYRGGGMGFPFIIPIFGFGGGGLFGLLILMAIAGVLVNAVRGGGGAPAIGGAAAAPAIPRNVNMIQVQVGLLASAKSLQDDLRSLAASSDTSSSAGLQRLLQETTLALLRQPDLWVYANAESGSVPFSSAESTFNRLSMNERSKLDAELTSNVGGQRMSDTSSSAGEADATNEFIVVTLLVASTATAKLGGADTGEDLRQTLRILGSTASTELMALEVIWQPEGRGDVLSANDLVTAYPNLQHL
- the thiS gene encoding sulfur carrier protein ThiS, with amino-acid sequence MPLTLMVNGETRELDPAPEPASLAAVVAQLANNPQLVVAEHNGVIAPRSRWDSILVKDDDTLEIVTIVGGGS
- a CDS encoding thiamine phosphate synthase; translated protein: MNPTPSETSLDTRVARLIDANLDRAREGLRVVEDWCRFGLEQQDLVVRLKDWRQRLGRLHHDSYKQARSTSTDTGAGLEHPAQLERHSPDHVVAANCARVQEALRVLEEYGRNIDPALAAEAAVIRYGLYDLEVACLNATLRARRRTKLQDCRLCLITTPCDDLSDRVQAALQNGVSMVQYRCKAGNDRERLQEAQQLRQLCTRFGALLIINDRVDLALAVDADGVHLGQEDMPSEVARALLGSARLLGRSTHSIDQVHQAQQEPIDYLGFGPIHSTAVKPERSAVGLESVRDATATSQRPVFAIGGITSTNLPALIAAGGQRVAVIGAIMHADDVGQASRQLLQHLDHATF
- a CDS encoding bifunctional riboflavin kinase/FAD synthetase, which produces MIPLCSPEEARRPTALALGSFDGLHAGHRRVIDEAIQGIPEEAVPSVVSFWPHPREVLFGEARLRLDLPSEKLALLAPLGIQQLVLVPFTRELAQLSAEEFVKTVLLSTLQARRIAVGTNFRFGHQRRGDAEMLERLAARGGVEVKVVPIVEDGEGRMSSSRIRAALEQGDLEAAKGFLGRAYRFQGRVVRGRGLGRELGWPTANLQVDGRKALPGLGVYAAWAQLDGEGDRLPAVMNLGPQPTIDPTSPSAVEVHLLDQSLELEGRHLGVEPVQRLRGQTKFSGLEELSSQIGRDAAQAREILQTGSQATVG
- a CDS encoding DUF3611 family protein, which encodes MADRLDFQKLSFGVRRMGWIRFWIQVVLGIVVVGVLLFNNIGGSLARNSERAVGLGPGLSLTSLAFLVLLFSLWQGWLIVRAGRAIDSAARPSRGEVARLIKRGLLADLLGLTFATIGYQALAGSLFVQASMQTPGIAIGGRGMADNLAITSLEMLSVLSNTQVLFAHLIGVLFSLWLLQRVYRTQ
- a CDS encoding phycobilisome rod-core linker polypeptide, encoding MSPAALTNAEYLRQSCAQMRIGVGPRDHVECPHRVTFDRFSPSDREALRECIDAAYRQVLGNAHVMAYERCDSLEAEFADGRLCAREFVRRLAKSELYKSRYFFKVSAYRGIELNFKHLLGRPPLDQQEIISSAAIQSEYGFDGLIDSIIDSAEYSEVFGDNTIPYVRSFTSASGMSMQNFVRIAALEQGFASSDRSKGGDSLLRSNLAGGVSMAIRVPPAPEYVQMSAAWLGGKPPANYEKLWRGLALVGGAHLAGMLVNVVSQMLGIHALDRIPAMFLGL
- the surE gene encoding 5'/3'-nucleotidase SurE, which produces MTPLRILISNDDGVFADGIRTLAAAAAARGHQVTVVCPDQERSATGHGLTLQTPIRAERADELFAPGVTAWACSGTPADCMKLALFELVKEKPDLVLSGINHGPNLGTDVFCSGTVAAAMEGTLEGIRSLAVSSACFQWRQFQAAADLALEVSEQAIEDQWPENLLLNLNIPPCTREDMGALRWTRLSIRRYNEQFSRREDPRGRAYYWLAGEAVQDLESAGEGPRDWPSDVAQIHANSPSLTPIQPDLFWRGPLSGLPNLKLNDQLVR
- the pheS gene encoding phenylalanine--tRNA ligase subunit alpha: MSAPVTLQQLTDQLDALEQQAAAEIAEAADAAALEQLRVGLLGKKGRISGVLGSMGKLPGQERPLVGQRANVLKTQVQSLLGERLQAVKQAAMAERIAKESLDVTAPASGVPMGHRHPLITTTEEIVDLFLGLGYSVAEGPEVEQDHYNFTALNIPEDHPARDMQDTFYLGADLLMRTHTSPVQIRHLEQNPPPVRIVAPGRVYRRDAVDATHSPVFHQVEVLAIDEGLDFSHLRGTVMAFLKAFFGDLPVRFRASYFPFTEPSAEVDVQWRGRWLEVMGCGMVDPAVLEGLGLDPERYSGFAAGLGVERFCMVRHGIDDIRRLYTSDLRFLEQF
- a CDS encoding ferric reductase-like transmembrane domain-containing protein, which gives rise to MARLGWRLTALATVTIVAGLALHFGVSGWSSTSVAAGIDATGRSSLVLFSMAFVASSVQRLWPSSLSQWMLQNRRWIGLSFASSHAIHLALILAMSLDFPDPFLSEQPAGKWLVGGVAYLLIALMALTSTNAAQRWMGMKHWKRLHVIGSYWIWAEFALTYVSHVKKGPAYFYAPFLVFTLVLLLIRWVGHIKPKSPLSLVSG